In the genome of Methanopyrus kandleri AV19, one region contains:
- a CDS encoding 3-isopropylmalate dehydratase small subunit translates to MRDVIRGRAWVFGDDIDTDQIIPGRYLTTQDPEELAKHVMEGADPEFPEKVREGDVIVAGKNFGCGSSREHAPIALKAAGIACVVTRSFARIFYRNAINLGLPLVVCPGVDDAFEDGQGIEVNLREGYVRNLDTGEELEAKPLPDFMMRILEAGGLVELIKREGPRAFEG, encoded by the coding sequence TTGAGAGACGTTATCCGGGGAAGGGCCTGGGTCTTCGGGGACGATATCGACACCGACCAGATCATCCCGGGTCGATACCTCACTACCCAGGACCCCGAGGAGCTGGCCAAGCACGTGATGGAAGGGGCCGATCCGGAGTTCCCCGAGAAGGTCCGCGAGGGCGACGTGATCGTGGCCGGGAAGAACTTCGGCTGCGGTTCCTCCCGTGAGCACGCGCCGATCGCGCTCAAAGCTGCCGGAATCGCCTGCGTGGTCACGAGGTCCTTCGCCCGTATCTTCTACCGGAACGCGATCAACCTGGGGTTACCCCTAGTGGTTTGCCCCGGCGTGGACGACGCGTTCGAGGATGGCCAGGGGATCGAGGTGAATCTCCGAGAGGGGTATGTCAGGAACCTCGACACCGGTGAGGAGCTGGAGGCGAAACCACTCCCGGACTTCATGATGAGGATACTCGAGGCCGGCGGCCTGGTGGAATTGATCAAGCGGGAAGGGCCACGGGCTT
- a CDS encoding FIST signal transduction protein, with the protein MVDLDCCVVCGDSPESIVDEVVERLGDRADFGIVFFHDIDPEDVVSELSYGVERFVGCVAGEGHYPGSVKGHKISLLALKTEWMAKFGTGGSARQDPGEASRGALEEAFEDLDFDPYDVSYSALNLKDPKRIVMYRPVIGITFIEGATFHNLGGTGLEVLSGFRFGSGPAAESIRTFGALSSDPELESAPVVCDKGVFESGAVYATISTFLKVSWSFASSLKPVTKLGTVTKSRENVIVEIDGRPAGEVYIEKLEEVTDYVKACPNEYVYKELPPLGVVRVFPSVGHRIIPRTPLEVTDDYIRTAGYVVEGEQLLLLGFDDRPNAPVRAYQGSLSSGEEPLASILVTFAGRKPLKEEIPDKHCVGMYSFGEIIPITGYNEFHNHVSACLTIFREPVFD; encoded by the coding sequence TTGGTCGACCTGGACTGCTGCGTAGTGTGTGGTGACAGTCCGGAAAGTATCGTCGATGAAGTCGTCGAAAGGCTTGGTGACCGTGCCGATTTCGGAATCGTGTTTTTTCACGATATAGATCCCGAGGACGTAGTCTCCGAGCTCAGTTATGGAGTTGAGCGTTTCGTCGGCTGTGTGGCTGGAGAGGGTCACTATCCGGGGTCGGTTAAGGGGCATAAGATCAGCTTACTGGCGTTGAAGACGGAATGGATGGCCAAGTTCGGTACCGGCGGATCGGCGCGTCAAGATCCTGGCGAGGCTTCTCGTGGTGCACTGGAGGAGGCTTTCGAGGACCTGGATTTCGATCCCTACGACGTCTCCTACTCAGCGCTCAATCTTAAAGATCCAAAACGTATCGTCATGTACAGGCCGGTTATCGGCATAACGTTCATTGAGGGGGCCACGTTTCACAACCTCGGTGGTACGGGTCTCGAAGTGCTCTCCGGCTTCAGATTCGGGAGTGGTCCTGCGGCCGAAAGTATCCGCACCTTCGGAGCGCTGTCCAGCGATCCTGAGTTGGAGAGTGCTCCGGTGGTGTGCGATAAAGGGGTGTTCGAAAGCGGTGCTGTTTACGCTACTATTTCCACGTTCTTGAAGGTCAGTTGGTCGTTCGCATCCTCACTGAAACCCGTGACGAAGCTCGGAACGGTAACGAAAAGTAGGGAGAACGTGATCGTTGAGATCGACGGGCGTCCCGCCGGCGAGGTTTACATCGAGAAACTCGAAGAGGTGACCGACTACGTCAAGGCATGCCCGAACGAGTACGTCTACAAGGAGCTTCCACCGCTCGGTGTGGTTCGTGTGTTCCCCTCCGTCGGACACAGGATCATCCCACGCACCCCGCTAGAGGTTACCGACGACTACATCCGAACGGCGGGTTACGTCGTGGAGGGCGAGCAGCTGCTGCTTCTCGGCTTCGATGATAGGCCGAACGCTCCCGTTAGGGCCTACCAGGGATCCTTGAGCTCAGGTGAGGAGCCGCTAGCATCCATTCTGGTCACGTTCGCGGGACGCAAGCCGCTCAAGGAGGAGATCCCCGACAAGCATTGCGTGGGGATGTACTCCTTCGGAGAGATCATCCCGATTACCGGGTATAACGAGTTTCACAACCACGTATCCGCGTGCCTGACGATCTTCAGAGAGCCGGTGTTCGACTGA
- the fni gene encoding type 2 isopentenyl-diphosphate Delta-isomerase yields MVRGSRAEGMRERKWEHVLACIWEDVESEESPLFDCVKIVHRALPELDFDDVDMEIELFGKRLSFPLIIAGMTGGHPKTGEINRKLARVARELEIGIGVGSQRAGVKDPEVRWTFEVVREEYPDGLVLANIGLPQLRENGPDLALEVVDMVDADALAVHVNVLQEAVQLEGEADAAGFVDVLAEVCETVDVPVVLKETGAGVSAEDAKLVRDIVDGIDVGGAGGTNWAVVEAVRSKAHGEIPLGYAFSDWGVPTAASILEVRSVVGNDLAIIGTGGVRTGMDVAKVLALGADCAGMALPVLRKVLAEGVRGCVRFLKSIAREVKIAMLMAGCSSVEEMSSVPIVVYGKLREWLECRGVPLDLVCTGDRRTGWNR; encoded by the coding sequence TTGGTACGAGGATCACGCGCTGAAGGGATGAGAGAACGGAAGTGGGAACACGTGCTAGCGTGTATTTGGGAGGACGTCGAATCGGAGGAAAGCCCGCTGTTCGACTGCGTGAAGATAGTACATCGGGCGCTCCCGGAGCTCGACTTCGACGACGTGGACATGGAAATCGAACTCTTCGGGAAGCGGCTCTCCTTCCCGCTGATAATCGCCGGAATGACGGGAGGCCATCCTAAAACCGGCGAGATCAACCGGAAGCTCGCCCGAGTAGCCCGCGAGCTTGAGATAGGTATAGGGGTCGGAAGCCAGCGAGCCGGCGTGAAGGATCCGGAGGTGCGGTGGACGTTCGAGGTGGTACGGGAGGAGTACCCCGACGGCCTGGTGCTGGCCAACATCGGGCTCCCGCAGCTGCGCGAGAACGGCCCAGACCTCGCGCTCGAAGTCGTCGATATGGTGGACGCAGACGCGCTGGCCGTTCACGTGAACGTGCTGCAGGAAGCGGTTCAGTTGGAAGGTGAGGCGGACGCCGCCGGGTTCGTGGACGTACTCGCCGAAGTCTGCGAAACGGTGGACGTGCCGGTGGTCTTGAAGGAGACCGGAGCCGGCGTGTCAGCCGAAGACGCCAAGTTGGTCCGGGATATCGTGGACGGTATCGACGTCGGTGGAGCCGGTGGAACCAACTGGGCGGTGGTCGAAGCCGTCCGGTCGAAGGCCCACGGTGAGATACCACTCGGCTACGCGTTCTCCGATTGGGGAGTCCCCACAGCGGCTTCAATACTCGAAGTCAGAAGCGTCGTCGGTAACGATCTCGCGATAATTGGAACCGGAGGCGTGCGCACGGGAATGGACGTCGCGAAGGTTCTGGCTCTAGGTGCGGACTGCGCCGGAATGGCCTTACCAGTGCTCCGTAAAGTGCTGGCCGAGGGCGTCAGAGGCTGCGTCCGCTTCCTGAAGTCGATCGCTCGCGAGGTCAAGATCGCGATGTTGATGGCGGGGTGTTCGTCCGTGGAGGAAATGAGCAGCGTCCCCATAGTAGTGTACGGGAAGCTGCGTGAGTGGTTGGAGTGCCGGGGAGTCCCACTCGATCTCGTCTGCACCGGTGATCGCCGAACGGGGTGGAACCGTTGA
- a CDS encoding RNase J family beta-CASP ribonuclease, giving the protein MEPLTVEVFAVGGYGEAGGRNMTAVRVDEEIVIFDCGMSLDKSLVFEKDFQKASARELRRVKAIPNDPILRPHRSKTVAAVLSHAHLDHIGAVPKLLFKYKCPVFGTEFTIELVKADLRNEIRYADEAEDIMINLYTVEPGDEVQISSKLRLEFIPISHSIPCCVLPVLHTPYGAIVYACDFKFDDNQIIGYKPDYKRLKQLGKEGVLLLITESLRVAEEIKTPSESVAREMVNDVLRFADEESEGIIVTTFSSHIERIQAIADTADRLGRKVILAGRSMGKYGRIAEELGLLNLPAGARIYDRPETIRRGLERANKEKEDYLLIVTGHQGEPGAVLPRIVDGELPYRLTEEDSVVFSSSTIPSPINRANRYVLDTKLRLKGVKMFKDVHVSGHAGREDHRLMLRMLQPEFIVPAHGDPDMLAAYAELATQEGYEVNRDVFIMFDGTKLSLPL; this is encoded by the coding sequence GTGGAACCGTTGACCGTCGAGGTGTTCGCAGTAGGGGGATACGGCGAGGCCGGTGGACGAAACATGACCGCGGTCCGCGTGGACGAGGAGATAGTGATCTTCGACTGTGGTATGTCCCTGGACAAATCACTAGTTTTCGAAAAAGATTTTCAGAAAGCCTCAGCCAGGGAACTCCGTAGAGTGAAAGCGATACCGAACGACCCTATCTTACGCCCCCATCGTTCCAAGACGGTCGCCGCGGTCCTGTCCCACGCTCACTTAGACCACATCGGAGCGGTACCTAAGCTGCTCTTTAAGTACAAGTGCCCGGTATTCGGAACTGAGTTCACAATAGAACTCGTGAAAGCCGACCTCAGGAATGAGATAAGGTACGCAGATGAAGCCGAAGATATCATGATTAACTTGTACACAGTCGAGCCTGGAGACGAAGTGCAGATCTCCTCGAAACTCCGACTTGAATTTATCCCTATAAGCCACAGCATACCGTGCTGTGTCCTACCAGTGTTGCATACTCCCTACGGAGCAATAGTATATGCGTGCGATTTTAAGTTCGATGATAATCAAATAATAGGATACAAACCGGATTATAAAAGGCTCAAACAGCTGGGCAAAGAAGGTGTGTTACTGCTCATTACTGAGAGTTTGAGGGTCGCTGAAGAAATTAAGACACCTTCCGAATCTGTAGCTAGGGAAATGGTAAACGACGTGCTCAGATTCGCCGACGAGGAAAGTGAGGGGATTATCGTTACAACGTTCTCGTCACACATAGAACGGATACAGGCGATCGCAGACACTGCGGACAGATTAGGCAGGAAAGTGATCCTCGCCGGAAGATCCATGGGCAAATACGGGAGGATCGCCGAAGAGCTCGGTCTCCTGAACCTCCCCGCGGGTGCCAGGATTTACGATCGCCCCGAGACTATTCGGCGGGGACTCGAACGGGCGAACAAGGAGAAGGAGGATTACCTACTGATCGTCACGGGACACCAGGGAGAGCCGGGCGCCGTGTTACCGCGGATCGTTGACGGCGAGCTCCCGTACCGACTGACCGAAGAAGATAGCGTAGTGTTCTCGTCGTCCACAATTCCGTCCCCTATAAATCGAGCCAACCGCTACGTGTTGGACACCAAGCTCCGGCTGAAGGGTGTGAAAATGTTCAAGGACGTGCACGTGTCAGGGCACGCGGGTCGTGAAGACCATCGCCTAATGCTCAGAATGCTCCAGCCGGAGTTCATCGTCCCGGCACACGGTGACCCGGATATGCTGGCCGCGTACGCCGAACTGGCCACTCAGGAGGGTTACGAGGTGAACCGAGACGTATTCATAATGTTCGACGGCACGAAGCTAAGTCTGCCGTTATAA
- a CDS encoding CBS domain-containing protein — protein MREEVASSPQGLGLEILAKHKVSDFVRHGAIAVKPDEPLWNALKAMVTHGIHGAAVMEDSKIVGAFEEDDLLRALRALEEDALAAEVKRFMKPAVVVKSSDTFQNAMVEMLKGNTTRAFVRSSGLLRSGVYGVISASDIVRVLTGDYRGFRAPGNTDRPVSPPKVGDIFWPGSVAIKQVIRNSPLTLDASSSVADVARCISEKGRHYAVLLEGESPIGRAGDKDVMGAALDAILNRRDLHDLTARNYLQEMVVVPPETPLHEALWEVIDKMSDRIYVMDGRKLTGVVPLIDAVYTLAKVASD, from the coding sequence TTGAGAGAAGAAGTCGCGTCCAGCCCTCAAGGGCTCGGACTCGAGATATTGGCTAAACACAAAGTGTCTGACTTCGTTCGTCACGGTGCCATTGCGGTGAAACCCGATGAACCGCTATGGAACGCGTTGAAGGCTATGGTCACTCACGGCATTCACGGTGCGGCGGTGATGGAGGACTCCAAAATAGTCGGAGCGTTCGAGGAGGATGATTTGCTCCGTGCCCTCCGTGCGCTCGAGGAGGACGCTCTCGCGGCCGAAGTTAAGCGGTTCATGAAACCGGCCGTGGTGGTGAAGTCGAGCGATACTTTCCAAAACGCCATGGTTGAAATGCTGAAAGGCAACACGACCCGGGCATTCGTACGTTCTTCCGGTCTCCTAAGGAGCGGCGTGTACGGTGTGATCTCCGCTTCTGATATTGTACGAGTACTTACGGGGGATTACAGGGGGTTCAGGGCTCCCGGCAACACGGATCGACCGGTTTCGCCTCCGAAAGTCGGTGACATATTCTGGCCCGGAAGTGTAGCCATCAAGCAAGTGATTCGGAACTCTCCTTTGACCCTGGACGCTTCCAGCTCCGTTGCCGATGTCGCGAGGTGTATAAGCGAGAAGGGTCGACACTACGCGGTCCTCCTGGAGGGGGAGTCCCCGATCGGCCGCGCCGGTGACAAGGACGTGATGGGTGCCGCTCTCGACGCGATTCTAAACCGAAGAGATTTACACGACCTCACGGCCAGAAATTATCTGCAAGAAATGGTGGTGGTGCCTCCCGAGACGCCTCTACATGAGGCTCTTTGGGAAGTTATCGACAAAATGTCAGATAGAATATACGTGATGGATGGCAGGAAGTTAACCGGGGTCGTGCCATTAATAGATGCCGTCTACACACTGGCGAAAGTAGCTAGTGATTGA
- the idsA gene encoding short chain isoprenyl diphosphate synthase IdsA, producing MRSEILKELNRARELVDAKIEEVLPRGGPEDLYDACWHLIEAGGKRIRPLLAIKSCLMLGGSEEDVLPEAVAVELIHTFTLIHDDIMDEDDERRGVPAVHVKWGVPVAILAGDTLFSKAFEVAAEGGDVEAVKELARACTEICEGQAMDIGFENRTEVTEDEFLEMIRKKTAALIRTSCVVGGLKAGANREQLEALREYGENLGIAFQIQDDVLDLVGDESELGKPVGSDIVEGKKTLIVIKGLELADEEQRERILSVLGNEDASREDVREVIQILEDLGAIDYAKKRAREYADRAKAALRELPENEHREFLEKLADFVVEREF from the coding sequence ATGCGGAGTGAGATACTGAAAGAGCTGAACCGTGCACGCGAGCTCGTCGACGCCAAGATTGAGGAGGTACTACCCAGAGGAGGCCCAGAGGACCTCTACGATGCGTGTTGGCACCTAATCGAAGCGGGAGGTAAGCGAATCCGACCCCTCCTCGCCATCAAATCGTGTCTCATGTTAGGTGGATCGGAAGAGGACGTACTCCCTGAAGCGGTCGCGGTCGAGCTGATTCATACGTTCACTCTAATTCACGACGACATCATGGACGAAGACGACGAACGACGCGGAGTCCCGGCGGTACACGTGAAGTGGGGAGTACCGGTAGCCATACTGGCGGGAGACACCCTGTTCTCCAAAGCCTTCGAAGTGGCGGCGGAAGGCGGAGACGTAGAGGCAGTGAAAGAACTCGCCCGCGCCTGCACGGAGATCTGTGAGGGCCAAGCCATGGACATCGGGTTCGAGAACAGGACTGAAGTCACCGAGGATGAGTTCCTCGAAATGATCCGGAAGAAAACGGCAGCGCTCATACGGACATCGTGCGTCGTAGGCGGGCTTAAAGCCGGGGCGAACCGCGAGCAACTGGAAGCGCTTCGGGAGTACGGCGAGAACTTGGGGATCGCGTTCCAGATACAGGACGACGTCCTCGACCTTGTCGGAGACGAGTCCGAACTCGGTAAGCCCGTGGGCAGCGACATCGTCGAGGGGAAGAAGACGCTGATCGTGATCAAGGGCCTGGAGCTCGCCGATGAGGAGCAGCGGGAGCGCATACTTTCGGTCCTCGGGAACGAGGATGCTTCACGCGAGGACGTTCGCGAGGTTATTCAGATACTCGAAGATCTCGGTGCGATAGATTACGCTAAAAAGCGGGCCCGAGAGTACGCCGATCGCGCTAAGGCTGCGCTGCGCGAGCTCCCCGAGAACGAGCATCGGGAGTTCCTAGAAAAGTTGGCGGATTTCGTTGTAGAGAGGGAGTTCTGA
- a CDS encoding isopentenyl phosphate kinase encodes MFTVLKLGGSVITDKSKPKTAREDRIRRLMKVISDWRGDLVLIHGGGSFGHYAASRVSDLQKGVSEVRRAMHELLSIVEKVAVDSGVRVYPVTPATVLYSLNVLVDLLERGCVPLLYGDVVPDHDGDGFRIMSGDEIAERVSWLGPDRVGFGMSVDGVYPRTPEEGEPLRELSPDEARDLARQLEGSAGVDVTGGIAEKLRRAARIAERGAEVYMFDARDPENVDRFLRGEHVGTRITR; translated from the coding sequence GTGTTCACGGTTCTGAAGCTCGGAGGGAGTGTGATCACCGACAAATCGAAACCGAAAACGGCCAGGGAAGACCGTATTCGAAGACTTATGAAAGTCATCTCAGACTGGAGGGGAGATTTAGTACTCATCCACGGCGGCGGGTCGTTCGGGCACTACGCGGCGTCGAGAGTAAGCGACCTGCAAAAGGGTGTTTCGGAGGTTCGACGGGCGATGCACGAGCTACTTTCTATCGTCGAGAAGGTGGCAGTGGACTCGGGAGTGCGCGTGTACCCGGTGACACCCGCGACGGTACTGTACTCGCTCAACGTGTTAGTGGACCTGTTGGAACGTGGTTGCGTTCCCCTACTCTACGGTGACGTCGTCCCGGACCACGACGGGGACGGGTTTAGGATCATGTCGGGCGACGAAATCGCCGAGCGGGTCTCCTGGCTGGGCCCGGACCGGGTCGGTTTCGGGATGAGCGTCGACGGAGTTTACCCGAGAACACCGGAGGAGGGGGAGCCCTTAAGGGAGCTCTCTCCGGATGAAGCGCGAGACTTGGCACGGCAGCTGGAGGGTTCTGCCGGCGTAGATGTGACGGGGGGCATCGCGGAGAAACTGCGAAGGGCCGCACGCATAGCGGAGCGCGGCGCGGAAGTGTACATGTTCGATGCTCGGGATCCGGAAAACGTCGACCGATTCCTTCGGGGTGAGCACGTTGGTACGAGGATCACGCGCTGA
- a CDS encoding tRNA sulfurtransferase → MKPVTLIRPSGEVTAKSAPVRKTLLGELARRLERRLGEVVRVRGPRLIVPGHHPNAASEFGVEGALPGYKVRPKPATILKATRRALRECPEEIRVDVRSHHDGVSGHALFESVREIVESTGRKTSKRGSRLLVEVYPDVAYVCGPEKAGPGGLPVGTQGRALCLLSGGFDSPVATWMVMRRGLECKGLHFLVTESELEAARENERVLRRWCPDFDLLVDESHREFLETAEERLTGRLKRYLCVVCKMRMLERASQWADRLGCDCIVTGDSLGQVASQTVWNLKLEESQVNGIVLRPLVGLNKPEIVRYGRRIGVPERDPGRCPFVPERLIVKPRKREALRAYREVIKG, encoded by the coding sequence ATGAAGCCGGTGACCTTGATTAGGCCCTCAGGTGAGGTGACGGCTAAGAGCGCGCCCGTCCGAAAGACGTTACTGGGTGAACTGGCGCGGCGGTTAGAGCGGAGGCTCGGCGAGGTGGTCCGGGTACGCGGGCCGAGGCTAATAGTCCCGGGCCACCATCCGAACGCCGCTTCGGAGTTCGGTGTCGAAGGTGCGCTACCGGGATACAAGGTGAGACCGAAACCGGCCACAATACTCAAAGCCACGCGACGCGCGTTGCGGGAGTGCCCAGAGGAGATCAGGGTGGACGTCCGGTCACACCACGACGGCGTTTCGGGACATGCGCTGTTCGAGTCCGTGAGGGAGATCGTCGAGTCTACCGGCCGTAAGACTAGCAAGCGTGGGTCCCGACTGCTGGTGGAGGTCTATCCCGACGTCGCTTACGTCTGCGGACCCGAGAAAGCCGGTCCCGGTGGTCTTCCTGTGGGCACGCAGGGGCGTGCGCTGTGCTTACTTTCTGGAGGCTTCGACAGTCCCGTGGCCACGTGGATGGTTATGCGTAGAGGACTCGAGTGCAAAGGGTTGCACTTTTTAGTCACGGAGTCGGAGCTTGAAGCGGCCCGTGAGAACGAGCGAGTCCTCCGACGCTGGTGCCCGGACTTCGATCTCCTAGTGGACGAGTCGCACCGTGAGTTCCTGGAGACCGCCGAGGAGCGACTGACCGGACGACTCAAACGATACCTGTGCGTTGTTTGCAAGATGAGGATGCTCGAGCGTGCCTCTCAATGGGCCGATCGGCTCGGGTGTGATTGTATTGTCACCGGTGACTCATTGGGTCAAGTGGCGAGTCAAACCGTATGGAACCTCAAGCTGGAGGAGTCTCAAGTGAATGGTATCGTACTACGTCCGTTGGTCGGTCTGAACAAACCCGAGATAGTCCGATACGGACGTAGGATAGGGGTCCCTGAACGCGATCCGGGACGATGTCCGTTCGTTCCGGAGAGACTTATCGTTAAACCCAGGAAACGGGAGGCGTTGCGCGCGTATCGGGAGGTGATTAAGGGATGA
- a CDS encoding DUF2118 family protein: MALPRIYVETDEVPESGKILLTDPEFEVIVRSRELAEKIAEELDEPIFYEQVVYEEARSVFDVPEAKVTRHVVIEPVDRRSLVFLKPGDRVYQIPVEGYVVTPIADVGDRLRKGDPLAAVTTRSGNVRYVEAPQDCLVVYVCEQPAIRTQRRPNYEYYIAPTE; the protein is encoded by the coding sequence TTGGCACTTCCCAGGATATACGTGGAGACCGACGAAGTTCCAGAGAGCGGCAAGATCTTGCTCACGGACCCCGAGTTCGAGGTGATCGTACGCTCGCGTGAGCTAGCGGAGAAGATCGCCGAAGAGTTAGACGAGCCGATATTCTACGAACAGGTGGTGTACGAGGAGGCCAGGTCAGTCTTCGACGTACCGGAGGCCAAGGTCACCCGACACGTCGTCATAGAACCGGTAGATCGGCGATCACTCGTCTTCTTGAAGCCCGGGGACCGGGTGTACCAGATACCGGTTGAAGGTTACGTAGTCACACCGATAGCCGACGTAGGAGATCGGCTCAGGAAAGGTGATCCACTGGCCGCCGTGACGACTCGCAGTGGGAACGTTCGGTACGTCGAGGCACCTCAGGACTGTCTGGTGGTGTACGTCTGTGAGCAGCCCGCAATCCGAACCCAGAGACGACCGAACTACGAGTACTACATCGCACCTACCGAGTGA